The Staphylococcus carnosus genome has a segment encoding these proteins:
- the ytkD gene encoding RNA deprotection pyrophosphohydrolase produces MITNDQFNNKIEMQFTNPDDQANGEHVLAIPLYQGKYILTNHKKRGIEFPGGKIEKNETSENAIKRELFEETGAIVQDMQYIAQYTVYHPNGKRWFTKDVFAVNVKKIESKQDYLETNGPVIVHTLDAIDEHEKSYLLTDEVILKCAERVNQLGLYQ; encoded by the coding sequence GTGATTACTAATGATCAATTTAATAATAAGATTGAGATGCAATTTACAAATCCTGATGATCAAGCAAATGGAGAACACGTTCTTGCAATACCGCTATATCAAGGGAAGTATATATTAACAAACCATAAAAAGCGTGGTATAGAATTTCCTGGCGGTAAAATAGAAAAGAATGAAACAAGTGAAAATGCGATAAAGCGTGAATTATTTGAAGAAACGGGTGCAATTGTTCAAGATATGCAGTATATTGCGCAATATACTGTATATCATCCGAACGGCAAAAGATGGTTTACAAAAGATGTATTTGCTGTGAATGTGAAAAAAATTGAAAGTAAACAAGATTATTTAGAAACAAATGGACCAGTAATAGTTCATACTTTGGATGCGATTGATGAGCATGAAAAGAGCTATTTGCTCACAGATGAAGTGATATTAAAATGTGCGGAAAGAGTGAATCAACTTGGACTTTATCAATAA
- a CDS encoding alpha/beta hydrolase family protein, whose translation MDFINKKRMPIDLKTHIGEEVTYRVDQLNVKGLMLTPKQDVKRIVIYLRGGKGKVGRVRTGRLLQFSDPNTLVFGPYYRGNNGSEGRDEFSGKDLHDVTKAMDILKSLYPDAYVHVVGFSRGGLQGLLAFQHLPANSYIIWGGVTDLHLMYEERVDLRGMLRRMVGHPKKDEEAYQKREALQYINSNSPPILIVHGGKDHQVGIHQGYHLEEYLEKIGHNYQTFYQMEEGHVPRPKALSEVLKVIHQWMENVEQENNKV comes from the coding sequence TTGGACTTTATCAATAAAAAACGCATGCCGATTGATTTAAAGACACACATCGGCGAAGAAGTAACTTATAGAGTCGATCAGCTGAATGTCAAAGGTCTTATGCTTACTCCAAAGCAAGATGTAAAACGGATTGTAATTTATTTGCGTGGCGGAAAAGGGAAAGTCGGACGTGTCCGCACTGGTCGACTATTGCAATTTTCAGATCCTAATACATTAGTATTCGGTCCTTACTACAGAGGCAATAACGGCAGTGAAGGAAGAGATGAGTTTTCAGGAAAAGACTTGCACGATGTGACAAAAGCAATGGATATATTAAAATCACTATATCCTGATGCATACGTTCATGTTGTTGGTTTTTCACGTGGTGGATTGCAAGGATTATTAGCATTTCAGCATTTGCCAGCAAATAGTTATATCATTTGGGGCGGTGTTACAGATTTACATTTAATGTATGAAGAACGTGTAGACTTACGTGGAATGTTGCGGCGAATGGTAGGGCATCCTAAAAAAGATGAAGAAGCTTATCAAAAACGAGAGGCTTTGCAATATATTAATTCAAATAGTCCTCCTATACTGATTGTCCATGGCGGTAAAGATCATCAAGTAGGGATACACCAAGGTTATCATTTAGAAGAGTATTTAGAGAAAATAGGTCATAATTACCAAACATTTTATCAAATGGAAGAAGGTCATGTTCCGAGACCTAAAGCACTAAGCGAAGTACTTAAAGTGATTCATCAATGGATGGAAAATGTTGAACAGGAAAATAATAAGGTATGA
- the pckA gene encoding phosphoenolpyruvate carboxykinase (ATP), which produces MAVDAQTNLQKLNHLIEKPSSLFQLTKTQLYNKILDNNEGELTELGAINQLTGQYTGRSPKDKFIVNEPSYRDAIDWGSVNQPIEEEKFLRLSDKVLDYLDQKDELYVFNGYAGSDQDTQLRLTVVNEMAWHNLFAHNMFIRPSSKDEAEKIKPNFTIVSAPHFKANPEEDGTASETFVIISFKHRIILIGGTEYAGEMKKGIFSVMNYLLPQQDIMSMHCSANVGEKGDVALFFGLSGTGKTTLSAAPDRKLIGDDEHGWNKNGIFNIEGGCYAKAINLSKEKEPQIYDAIRYGTILENVVVEEDGNVDFDDNKYTENTRAAYPIDYIDNIAKPSKAAHPNTILFLTADAFGVLPPISKLTKEQALYHFLSGFTSKLAGTERGITEPVPSFSTCFGAPFLPLNPKRYAELLGQLIDKHEVEVYLVNTGWTGGKYGVGRRISLKYTRRMVDAAIKGELKNAEFEKDEVFGLSVPKDIKDVPKSILQPINAWSNQDAYREQAQDLISRFVENFKKFGDDSKDIAEQGGFKA; this is translated from the coding sequence ATGGCAGTAGATGCACAAACAAATTTACAAAAGTTGAATCATTTGATTGAGAAACCATCATCACTATTTCAACTCACTAAAACGCAACTTTACAACAAGATTTTAGACAATAATGAAGGCGAACTGACAGAATTAGGAGCAATAAACCAATTGACTGGTCAATACACTGGACGCTCTCCTAAAGATAAGTTTATTGTAAACGAACCTTCCTATAGAGATGCAATTGACTGGGGTTCAGTCAACCAACCAATTGAAGAAGAAAAATTCTTGAGACTTTCTGATAAAGTTTTAGATTACTTAGATCAAAAAGACGAGTTATACGTCTTTAACGGTTATGCAGGAAGTGACCAAGATACACAACTTCGTTTGACAGTTGTAAACGAAATGGCTTGGCATAACTTGTTTGCACATAATATGTTTATCCGCCCTAGTTCAAAGGATGAAGCAGAAAAAATAAAACCAAACTTCACAATTGTTTCAGCACCGCACTTCAAAGCTAACCCTGAAGAAGATGGTACAGCTTCTGAAACATTTGTAATTATCTCTTTCAAACACCGTATCATTCTTATTGGGGGAACTGAATATGCAGGTGAAATGAAAAAAGGTATTTTCTCAGTTATGAACTACTTATTACCTCAACAAGATATTATGAGTATGCATTGCTCTGCTAACGTAGGCGAAAAAGGCGATGTTGCTTTATTCTTCGGTTTATCAGGTACAGGTAAAACAACTTTATCTGCAGCACCAGATCGTAAATTAATCGGTGACGATGAACATGGTTGGAACAAAAATGGTATCTTCAATATTGAAGGCGGCTGCTATGCTAAAGCAATCAATCTTTCAAAAGAAAAAGAACCTCAAATTTATGATGCTATTCGTTACGGTACAATTTTAGAAAACGTAGTTGTTGAAGAAGATGGAAATGTTGACTTCGATGATAATAAATACACAGAAAATACACGTGCAGCATATCCGATCGATTATATCGATAACATTGCAAAACCTTCAAAAGCTGCGCATCCTAATACAATTTTATTCTTAACTGCAGATGCATTCGGAGTATTGCCTCCAATCTCTAAATTAACTAAAGAACAAGCATTATATCATTTCTTAAGTGGATTCACTTCAAAATTAGCTGGTACAGAACGTGGTATTACAGAACCAGTACCTTCATTCTCAACATGTTTCGGTGCACCATTCTTGCCATTAAATCCGAAGAGATATGCTGAATTGCTTGGTCAATTAATCGATAAGCATGAAGTTGAAGTATATTTAGTTAACACTGGTTGGACTGGTGGTAAATACGGCGTTGGTCGTCGTATCAGCTTAAAATATACACGTCGTATGGTAGATGCAGCGATTAAAGGCGAATTAAAAAATGCTGAATTCGAAAAAGATGAAGTATTCGGATTAAGTGTACCTAAAGATATTAAAGACGTTCCAAAATCCATCTTACAACCTATTAATGCTTGGAGTAATCAAGATGCTTACCGTGAACAAGCACAAGATTTAATTTCACGTTTCGTAGAAAACTTCAAAAAATTCGGCGATGACAGTAAAGATATTGCTGAACAAGGTGGATTTAAAGCTTAA
- the metK gene encoding methionine adenosyltransferase: MSNNRRLFTSESVTEGHPDKIADQISDAILDELLKKDPDARVACETVVTTGMAMIVGEISTATYVDFPKVVRDTVEEIGYTRAKYGYDSQTMAVMSAIDEQSPDIAQAVDRALEYRNEISEEEIEATGAGDQGLMFGFATNETDTYMPTPIYFSHQLAKRLSDVRKDGTLKYLRPDGKVQVTVEYDENDKPVRIDTIVISTQHAEDVTLDQIQEDIRKHVIDPIVPASLLDDETKFFINPTGRFVIGGPQGDAGLTGRKIIVDTYGGFARHGGGCFSGKDPTKVDRSAAYAARYVAKNIVAAGLADKCEVQLAYAIGVAEPVSISIDTFGTGKVPESKLVEAVRDNFDLRPAGIIKMLDLKRPIYKQTAAYGHFGRTDVALPWERVDKVDVLKEAVQA; this comes from the coding sequence ATGTCGAATAATAGAAGATTATTTACGTCAGAATCTGTTACAGAAGGGCATCCTGATAAAATAGCAGACCAAATTTCAGATGCTATTTTGGATGAATTATTGAAAAAGGATCCGGATGCCAGAGTTGCATGCGAAACAGTAGTCACTACGGGAATGGCTATGATTGTCGGGGAGATTTCTACAGCAACTTATGTTGATTTTCCAAAAGTAGTAAGAGATACAGTTGAGGAAATCGGCTATACGAGAGCTAAATATGGTTATGACAGCCAAACAATGGCAGTTATGTCAGCAATTGATGAACAATCACCTGATATCGCACAAGCGGTTGATCGTGCATTAGAATATAGAAATGAAATCAGTGAGGAAGAAATCGAAGCTACTGGTGCAGGAGACCAAGGTTTAATGTTCGGTTTTGCGACGAATGAAACTGATACGTATATGCCGACGCCGATTTACTTTTCACACCAATTAGCGAAACGTCTTTCAGATGTACGCAAAGATGGTACTTTAAAATACTTGCGCCCAGACGGTAAAGTACAAGTCACAGTAGAATATGATGAAAATGATAAACCAGTTCGAATTGATACAATTGTAATTTCAACACAACATGCTGAAGATGTAACACTTGATCAAATTCAAGAAGACATCCGTAAACATGTGATTGATCCGATTGTACCTGCATCATTATTAGATGATGAAACTAAATTCTTTATCAATCCTACAGGCCGTTTTGTAATTGGCGGACCACAAGGTGATGCTGGTTTAACAGGCCGTAAAATCATTGTAGATACTTATGGTGGTTTTGCACGCCATGGCGGAGGATGCTTCAGTGGTAAAGATCCAACAAAAGTTGACCGTTCAGCAGCTTATGCAGCACGTTATGTAGCTAAAAATATCGTTGCAGCAGGTTTAGCTGATAAATGTGAAGTGCAACTTGCTTATGCTATCGGTGTAGCAGAGCCTGTTTCAATTTCAATTGATACTTTCGGCACAGGCAAAGTTCCTGAAAGTAAATTAGTTGAAGCTGTGCGTGATAATTTTGATTTACGTCCAGCTGGTATTATTAAAATGTTAGATTTAAAACGTCCTATTTATAAACAAACAGCTGCATATGGTCACTTCGGCCGTACAGATGTTGCATTACCTTGGGAACGCGTGGACAAAGTAGATGTATTGAAAGAAGCGGTCCAAGCATAA
- a CDS encoding NERD domain-containing protein produces MCMGPLEIGLVAAIVIAVIFLILFLTALSSKKKAQQQAEEQYEAKEKSLKDNYEDELEKERVEHKKTVTKQRADFDATVDSKDREIDALKLFSKNHSEYITDMRLIGIRERLVKEKRIRPEDMHIMANIFLPKNDMNDIERISHLVLTRTGLYIIDSQLLKGHVYNGISNKQFAELPTIEHVFDVLDLDPRTPQTLVLDENDDKQSASFVNYSNQLHYVEQLADALRRKLDLKYTPMALLYFNPKNEGAVTISNYVQNTNTKVLVGPEQLDEYFNKFVFHGRIQYNVEDLARVMEEIESFN; encoded by the coding sequence ATGTGTATGGGACCATTGGAAATTGGTTTAGTTGCAGCGATAGTTATAGCTGTTATTTTCTTAATATTATTCTTAACTGCATTAAGCAGCAAAAAGAAAGCACAACAACAAGCAGAAGAACAATATGAAGCGAAAGAAAAAAGCTTGAAAGATAATTACGAAGATGAGCTTGAAAAAGAGCGTGTCGAACATAAGAAAACGGTAACGAAGCAACGAGCTGATTTTGATGCTACTGTAGATTCGAAAGACCGTGAAATCGACGCACTGAAACTTTTTTCAAAAAATCACAGTGAATACATCACTGATATGCGTTTGATAGGTATCAGAGAACGATTAGTAAAAGAAAAACGCATTCGTCCAGAAGATATGCATATTATGGCTAATATCTTCTTGCCTAAAAATGATATGAACGATATTGAACGAATCAGTCATTTAGTCTTAACACGCACAGGTTTATACATTATTGATTCTCAACTGTTAAAAGGACATGTATACAATGGCATCAGTAATAAACAATTTGCTGAATTACCGACAATTGAACATGTCTTTGATGTACTGGATTTAGATCCACGTACACCGCAAACATTAGTTTTAGATGAAAATGATGATAAACAATCTGCATCGTTTGTGAACTATTCAAATCAACTTCATTATGTTGAACAGTTAGCAGATGCATTACGTCGTAAATTAGATTTGAAATATACACCAATGGCTTTGCTATATTTCAATCCTAAAAATGAAGGCGCTGTGACTATTTCTAACTACGTTCAAAACACAAATACTAAAGTATTGGTAGGGCCAGAACAATTAGATGAATACTTTAATAAGTTTGTATTCCATGGACGTATTCAATATAATGTTGAAGATTTAGCTCGTGTTATGGAAGAAATAGAATCATTCAATTAA
- a CDS encoding aldo/keto reductase: protein MEYVEFYNGNKMPIVGLGTFRVENDEQAKETVQYAIENGYRSIDTAMIYENEEKVGEGIKAGLESTGLKRSDLFITSKLWLDDYGRKNVADAYQTSLDKLGLDYLDLYLVHWPGMDEEVMIDTWKGMEDLLKDNKVKNIGVSNFKPHHFETLLSHASVKPVIDQVEFHPYLTQEDLRKYLQAQHIQMESWSPLMNAQILENDTVKKIADEVGKSPAQVIIRWNIQHDVVVIPKSVTPSRIKENLDVFDFELSDSQMEQLDNLNEDKRVGPDPDNYSGHNK, encoded by the coding sequence ATGGAATATGTTGAATTTTATAACGGAAATAAAATGCCGATTGTCGGCTTAGGTACATTCCGTGTTGAAAATGATGAACAAGCTAAAGAAACGGTACAATATGCAATTGAAAATGGATATAGAAGTATTGATACTGCGATGATATATGAAAATGAAGAAAAGGTTGGAGAAGGAATTAAGGCAGGATTGGAATCTACTGGTTTAAAACGTTCTGACTTATTTATCACATCTAAATTATGGTTAGATGATTACGGTAGAAAAAATGTTGCAGATGCATACCAAACGTCTTTAGATAAATTAGGATTAGATTACTTAGATTTATACTTAGTTCATTGGCCAGGTATGGATGAAGAGGTAATGATTGATACATGGAAAGGTATGGAAGATTTACTCAAAGATAATAAAGTGAAAAATATTGGTGTGAGCAACTTCAAACCGCATCATTTCGAAACATTGCTTTCTCATGCGTCTGTTAAACCAGTGATTGATCAAGTAGAATTTCACCCTTATTTAACACAAGAGGATTTAAGAAAATACTTACAAGCACAACATATTCAAATGGAATCTTGGTCACCTTTAATGAATGCTCAAATTTTAGAGAATGATACTGTGAAAAAAATCGCTGATGAAGTAGGAAAATCACCCGCACAAGTCATCATTCGTTGGAATATTCAACATGATGTTGTAGTGATACCTAAATCAGTGACACCTTCACGTATTAAAGAAAATTTAGATGTGTTTGATTTTGAATTATCAGATTCACAAATGGAACAATTAGATAATTTAAACGAAGATAAACGTGTTGGACCAGATCCTGATAACTATTCTGGACATAATAAATAG
- a CDS encoding ADP-ribosylglycohydrolase family protein has protein sequence MADYKGMLYGAMVGDALGVPVEFEDRGSFNIDSMIGYGTCNQPPGTWSDDSSLTLCLAENINEQNNIDGLMRKFVCYLNEGYMTPFGIAFGVGNSTKQAIKRYEDGIPAEQCGGTSEYNNGNGALMRIAPLIKCFPPEMSLDHVIEKVIAYTRITHGHPRAIMASIIYIEILRQIAIGYSFKVSVENTEKELNKYLKSNPVLFNEFESYYERIFQPEFYQLPQSYINSSGYVVDTLEAALWCIGNTDNFKDAVLKAVNLGEDTDTVGSVAGAIAGLLYGFDTIPEKWVETLVSKADFEPIILTFIKD, from the coding sequence ATGGCTGATTATAAAGGAATGCTATATGGTGCAATGGTAGGAGATGCATTAGGAGTGCCTGTCGAGTTCGAAGATAGAGGCAGTTTTAACATTGACAGCATGATTGGTTATGGTACATGCAATCAACCGCCTGGAACTTGGTCAGACGATAGTTCATTGACATTATGTTTAGCCGAAAATATTAATGAGCAGAATAATATAGACGGTTTAATGCGAAAATTTGTCTGTTACCTTAATGAAGGGTACATGACTCCTTTTGGCATTGCATTCGGTGTTGGCAATTCTACAAAACAAGCGATAAAACGATATGAAGATGGAATTCCAGCAGAACAGTGCGGAGGTACATCAGAATATAATAACGGGAATGGTGCTTTAATGAGAATAGCACCTTTAATAAAATGCTTTCCGCCAGAAATGTCTTTAGATCACGTTATAGAAAAAGTAATAGCATATACACGCATTACACATGGTCATCCTCGTGCTATTATGGCATCAATCATTTATATTGAGATATTGCGACAAATTGCCATAGGATATTCCTTTAAAGTCAGTGTTGAAAATACAGAAAAAGAATTAAACAAATATTTGAAAAGTAACCCTGTGCTTTTTAATGAATTCGAAAGTTATTATGAGAGAATATTTCAGCCGGAATTCTATCAATTGCCTCAAAGTTATATAAATTCTTCCGGCTACGTTGTTGATACTTTAGAAGCTGCTTTATGGTGTATTGGAAACACAGATAATTTTAAAGATGCTGTACTTAAAGCAGTTAACTTAGGAGAAGATACCGATACCGTAGGATCTGTTGCTGGAGCGATTGCAGGTTTATTATATGGATTCGATACGATTCCTGAAAAATGGGTTGAAACGCTTGTTAGTAAAGCGGATTTTGAACCGATTATCCTGACTTTTATAAAAGATTAA
- a CDS encoding fluoride efflux transporter FluC — MIKILLIMLGGGLGAVVRAAITQACSRIPSEIPVATLIVNLAGSFAISLLSGFALSNHWASPLLIVGFLGGLTTFSTLSLELKNLLTEQTKPAVFILYSALQYILCFAACWLGYIIAH; from the coding sequence ATGATTAAAATTTTGCTTATCATGCTTGGTGGCGGTTTAGGTGCAGTCGTTCGGGCTGCTATTACACAAGCATGCAGCCGTATACCTTCTGAAATTCCAGTAGCTACGTTAATTGTTAACTTAGCAGGTAGTTTTGCAATTAGTCTATTAAGCGGTTTTGCCCTTTCCAATCATTGGGCTTCTCCATTATTAATTGTTGGATTTCTAGGTGGCTTAACTACTTTTTCTACTTTATCTTTAGAGTTGAAGAACCTATTAACTGAACAAACAAAACCTGCAGTATTTATTTTATATAGTGCATTGCAATATATTCTTTGTTTTGCAGCTTGTTGGCTTGGATATATCATTGCTCATTAA
- the crcB gene encoding fluoride efflux transporter CrcB — translation MQYLYVFIGGALGALIRFGLSHFNQGNGFPTGTFIANLAGAFLMGLITALILKTFQNNPLLKKGITTGFLGALTTFSTFQFELVHMLEQHNYVLLGIYAITSYIFGILLCYLGGKIGGALSHD, via the coding sequence GTGCAATATTTATATGTTTTTATTGGTGGCGCATTAGGCGCACTGATAAGATTCGGATTATCACATTTTAATCAGGGAAATGGTTTTCCTACTGGTACTTTTATCGCTAATTTAGCGGGTGCCTTTTTAATGGGATTAATCACAGCACTGATTTTAAAAACATTCCAAAATAATCCGCTTTTAAAAAAAGGTATAACGACAGGATTTTTAGGCGCGTTGACTACCTTTTCTACTTTTCAATTCGAACTTGTACATATGTTAGAGCAGCATAACTATGTATTGCTCGGGATTTATGCCATTACAAGTTATATATTCGGAATTCTATTATGCTATCTCGGAGGAAAAATAGGAGGTGCGCTAAGTCATGATTAA
- a CDS encoding transaldolase — MVKADLNVEVFADGADIEEMKAAYKNNEVDGFTTNPSLMAKAGVTDYKTFAEEAVREIPDASISFEVFADDLETMAKEAEILKQYGKNVFVKIPIVTTSGESTIPLIKKLSADNVQVNVTAVYTLDQVKAITEAVTEGVPTYISVFAGRIADTGVDPLPLMKEAVEIAHSKEGVKLLWASCRELLNVIQADEIGADIITCPSGVISKIPNIGRDVNELSVDTVKGFAKDIQKSDLSIL, encoded by the coding sequence ATGGTAAAAGCAGATTTAAATGTAGAAGTATTCGCAGATGGTGCAGATATTGAAGAAATGAAAGCAGCCTACAAAAATAATGAAGTAGACGGTTTCACAACAAACCCAAGCTTAATGGCAAAAGCAGGTGTAACAGATTACAAAACATTTGCTGAAGAAGCGGTCCGTGAAATTCCAGATGCTTCAATTTCATTTGAAGTATTTGCTGATGATTTAGAAACAATGGCAAAAGAAGCAGAAATTTTAAAACAATATGGTAAAAACGTATTTGTTAAAATTCCGATTGTTACAACTAGCGGTGAATCAACAATTCCATTAATTAAAAAATTATCAGCTGATAATGTTCAAGTGAATGTAACTGCGGTTTATACTTTAGATCAAGTTAAAGCAATTACAGAAGCAGTAACAGAAGGTGTTCCAACTTATATTTCAGTATTTGCTGGTCGTATTGCAGATACTGGTGTAGATCCACTTCCATTAATGAAAGAAGCTGTGGAAATTGCACATTCAAAAGAAGGCGTTAAATTGTTATGGGCAAGCTGCCGTGAATTATTAAACGTCATTCAAGCAGATGAAATCGGTGCTGACATTATTACATGTCCATCAGGTGTTATCAGTAAAATTCCTAATATCGGCAGAGATGTCAATGAATTATCAGTAGATACAGTTAAAGGATTCGCAAAAGATATTCAAAAATCTGATCTTTCAATCCTATAA
- a CDS encoding sigma-70 family RNA polymerase sigma factor: MNIEYQINHHKRIIFSLLRKYNIRYDTDEYAQLLTIKMWNLIRQFDTSIHDSMSRYLFQRLHFYLVDIFRKKSRQLNTCTLETTLNETKRCPMISQTSFPLIVNDYYHLLNEQERIWLNLKLYGYKQFEIQQLMNKSATTIRKYQNCVRSKLEPLRTFIKGVSFMHDTKTHPIILYMANYPHQCFQVECVYNIFRKLTKNSIKHYLNLLARMYPLPKNVVSTELKQVLNIRKHLPIVINDATILFPIKHKRAQMQYFINGMQITGIKKENQQTRLIFTNGKHLVIKAPYNFIHRKWLECIFLHHFIFIGHD; this comes from the coding sequence GTGAATATTGAATATCAAATCAATCATCATAAAAGGATTATATTTTCACTCTTGCGTAAATATAACATCCGTTATGATACAGATGAATATGCTCAGTTACTTACAATCAAAATGTGGAATTTGATTCGTCAATTTGACACGTCCATACATGATAGCATGAGTCGTTATTTATTTCAAAGACTTCATTTTTATCTAGTAGATATCTTCAGAAAAAAGAGTCGACAGCTTAATACATGTACATTAGAGACTACGCTAAATGAAACAAAAAGGTGTCCCATGATTTCACAGACTTCATTCCCATTAATTGTTAATGACTATTATCATCTACTCAATGAACAAGAACGCATATGGCTTAATTTAAAACTCTATGGTTATAAGCAATTTGAGATACAACAATTAATGAACAAATCAGCAACTACAATACGAAAATATCAAAATTGCGTACGTAGTAAATTAGAACCGCTTCGCACTTTTATCAAAGGGGTTTCCTTCATGCATGACACAAAAACGCATCCTATCATTTTGTATATGGCCAATTATCCCCATCAATGTTTTCAAGTAGAATGTGTGTACAACATCTTTAGAAAGTTGACGAAAAATTCAATCAAACACTATTTGAACTTACTGGCACGCATGTATCCATTGCCGAAAAATGTAGTTTCAACAGAATTAAAACAAGTATTGAACATACGTAAGCACTTACCCATTGTGATTAATGATGCAACCATTTTATTTCCAATCAAACACAAACGTGCTCAAATGCAATATTTTATAAATGGCATGCAAATCACGGGTATAAAAAAAGAAAATCAGCAAACACGGCTGATTTTTACTAATGGTAAGCATCTTGTTATCAAAGCACCCTATAATTTTATCCATCGCAAGTGGTTAGAATGTATTTTCCTGCATCACTTTATTTTTATCGGACATGATTAA
- a CDS encoding N-acetylglucosaminidase: MTKHKKGSIISIIGLLVILAAAGWIFFSMISDQILFKHVKKVETVEHLNVTLDKAAKKQIDNYTSQQVSDKNNIWHDATGTEIKKAMDSKNFINNKVQRYQFLDLSKYQGIDKNRIKRMLADRPTLLAHTDDFIKAAKKRHVNEVYLISHAILETGAVKSDLSKGVEIDGKKYYNFYGVGALDKDPIKTGAEYAKKHNWDTPEKAIDGGADFIHSHFLSNPDQNTLYSMRWNPKNPGEHQYATDIKWAESNASLIADFYKKINTEGKYYKLFVYKDDKQHQ; the protein is encoded by the coding sequence ATGACGAAACACAAGAAGGGCTCTATTATTTCGATTATAGGGTTACTTGTAATTTTAGCTGCAGCTGGCTGGATATTCTTTTCAATGATATCTGATCAGATTTTGTTTAAACATGTAAAGAAAGTTGAAACTGTTGAACATTTAAATGTCACACTTGATAAAGCAGCTAAAAAGCAAATTGACAACTATACAAGCCAGCAAGTATCAGACAAAAATAATATATGGCATGACGCTACGGGTACAGAAATCAAAAAGGCGATGGATAGTAAAAACTTTATTAATAATAAAGTTCAAAGATATCAGTTCTTAGATTTATCAAAATATCAAGGTATTGATAAAAACCGTATTAAACGTATGTTAGCTGACCGTCCGACATTGCTTGCACACACGGATGATTTTATAAAAGCAGCTAAAAAGCGTCATGTTAATGAAGTATATTTAATTTCACATGCTATATTAGAAACAGGTGCAGTTAAGAGTGATTTATCAAAGGGTGTCGAAATAGATGGTAAGAAATATTATAATTTCTATGGTGTCGGCGCATTAGATAAAGATCCAATCAAAACTGGTGCAGAGTATGCGAAAAAACATAACTGGGATACGCCTGAAAAAGCAATCGATGGCGGTGCTGATTTTATTCATTCCCATTTCTTATCTAATCCAGATCAAAATACCCTTTACAGTATGAGATGGAATCCGAAAAATCCTGGAGAACATCAATATGCTACTGATATTAAATGGGCAGAAAGTAATGCATCTTTAATTGCAGATTTTTATAAGAAAATTAATACTGAAGGTAAGTATTATAAATTGTTTGTCTATAAAGATGATAAACAACATCAATAA